A window of the Lolium perenne isolate Kyuss_39 chromosome 7, Kyuss_2.0, whole genome shotgun sequence genome harbors these coding sequences:
- the LOC127312939 gene encoding expansin-A16, with the protein MMSSLLLLLLLLPLLVSGVRFGGGERLGGNGDYEDWRLGTATYIKESQGHPLNDGGGACGYADLDIFRYGRYTAGLSGALFDKGSACGGCYELRCVNNILWCLRGSPTVVVTATDFCPPNFGLADDFGGWCNFPKEHLEMTEAAFLRVAKAKADIVQVQFRRVSCDRAGGIRFTITGGANFLQVLITNVAADGEVAAVKVKGSKTGWIPMGRNWGQNWQCDADFRGQPLSFEVTGGKGRTITMYNVAPSDWMFAQTFAGKQFVQ; encoded by the exons ATGATGAGCTCtctgctgctcctgctcctctTGCTGCCGCTGCTGGTCTCCGGCGTCAGGTTCGGCGGCGGCGAGAGGCTGGGGGGCAATGGCGACTACGAGGACTGGAGGCTGGGCACGGCCacctacatcaaggagtcccagGGCCACCCGCTCAACGATG GTGGCGGCGCTTGTGGGTATGCGGACCTTGACATATTCAGATATGGGAGGTACACGGCTGGCCTGAGCGGCGCGCTGTTCGATAAGGGCAGCGCCTGTGGTGGCTGCTACGAGCTCCGATGCGTGAACAACATCCTCTGGTGCCTCAGGGGCAGCCCGACCGTCGTCGTGACGGCGACTGACTTCTGCCCGCCCAACTTTGGCCTCGCCGACGACTTTGGTGGCTGGTGCAACTTCCCCAAGGAGCACCTCGAGATGACCGAGGCCGCGTTCCTCCGGGTCGCCAAGGCCAAGGCTGACATTGTCCAGGTGCAGTTTCGAAG GGTAAGCTGTGATAGAGCTGGCGGAATACGGTTTACCATCACTGGTGGTGCCAACTTCCTCCAGGTACTGATCACCAATGTGGCAGCAGATGGCGAGGTCGCTGCCGTGAAAGTGAAAGGATCAAAGACCGGGTGGATACCTATGGGGAGGAACTGGGGGCAGAACTGGCAGTGTGATGCCGACTTTCGAGGCCAGCCCCTGTCATTTGAGGTCACTGGAGGTAAGGGGAGGACGATCACAATGTACAATGTTGCACCTTCCGATTGGATGTTTGCACAAACATTTGCAGGCAAACAGTTCGTACAGTAG